From a single Rosa rugosa chromosome 7, drRosRugo1.1, whole genome shotgun sequence genomic region:
- the LOC133721818 gene encoding U-box domain-containing protein 2, translating into MDSHSLSSSDGGRSTCCASPPSPSVRRALELIQSDDHAFKLQGAQEIRRLTKTSQRCRRQLSDSVGPLVSMLRVHDSPDFHESALLALLNLAVKDDTNKIKIVEAGALEPIITFLQSENSNLQEYATASLLTLSASASNKPVISACGAIPLLVEILRDGSPQAKVDSVMALSNLSTHAINLSIILEAKPVPCIVTLLKTCKKSSKTAEKCCALIESLMGFDEGRTALTSEEGGVLAVIEVLESGSLQSREHAVGALLTMCQSDRCKYREALLKEGVIPGLLELTVQGTAKSQSKAQTLLRLLRESPYPRSELEPDTLENIVSNIISQIDGEDQSGKAKKMLAEMVQVSMEQSLRHLQQRALVCTPTDLPINSCTSEVPLK; encoded by the exons ATGGATTCCCACTCCTTATCATCATCCGACGGTGGTCGGAGTACTTGTTGCGCCTCGCCGCCCTCCCCATCCGTCCGTCGTGCGTTGGAACTAATCCAATCGGACGACCACGCTTTCAAGCTCCAGGGTGCCCAGGAAATTCGACGCCTCACCAAAACCTCTCAGAGGTGTCGGCGCCAACTCTCCGACTCTGTGGGCCCACTCGTCTCCATGCTCCGAGTTCACGACTCCCCCGACTTTCATGAGTCCGCCCTCCTCGCCCTCCTCAACCTCGCCGTCAAGGATGACAC gAACAAAATAAAGATTGTGGAAGCTGGTGCTTTAGAACCGATAATTACTTTCCTTCAGTCAGAAAATTCCAATCTGCAGGAGTATGCAACTGCATCTCTACTCACCTTATCAGCTTCTGCCTCTAACAAGCCAGTCATAAGTGCCTGCGGTGCCATTCCTCTTCTTGTTGAAATCCTTAGAGATGGAAGCCCACAAGCCAAAGTTGATTCTGTTATGGCTCTTTCCAATCTCTCAACCCATGCAATTAACCTTAGCATCATTCTTGAAGCGAAACCAGTCCCTTGTATAGTTACTCTGTTAAAAACCTGCAAAAAATCTTCAAAGACAGCTGAAAAATGCTGTGCTCTAATAGAATCTTTAATGGGCTTTGATGAGGGTAGAACTGCCTTGACATCCGAAGAAGGTGGAGTGCTTGCAGTTATTGAGGTGCTTGAAAGTGGATCACTTCAAAGTCGAGAGCATGCTGTTGGTGCTCTACTAACAATGTGTCAAAGTGACAGATGCAAATATAGAGAAGCACTTCTTAAAGAAGGGGTAATCCCTGGACTTCTTGAGCTCACTGTTCAAGGAACAGCCAAGTCTCAGTCAAAAGCACAGACACTTTTGCGATTACTGAGGGAGTCCCCATACCCACGATCTGAGCTTGAACCGGACACACTCGAGAATATTGTGTCCAACATTATCTCTCAGATTGATGGTGAGGATCAGTCAGGCAAAGCAAAGAAGATGCTAGCTGAGATGGTTCAAGTTAGCATGGAACAGAGCTTGAGACATTTACAGCAAAGGGCTCTGGTATGCACACCAACTGATCTCCCTATCAATAGTTGTACCTCTGAGGTTCCtttaaaatga
- the LOC133723210 gene encoding uncharacterized protein LOC133723210, giving the protein MAWPPRSWKCSPPLAVIMLLIILSISVPGNSAAVTVTSDEKNQQQTVTVSSTQKEETDTSTTTGEIKCGTCPCVNPCQQQQQQIPPPPPPPPPPKTTSCSPVLPAAPVLLAPPPPRFIYVTGIPGDLYKTDTYGSSYSYDFYSAAAPPPYPNVIITLPPALLLVLLMAFGRMLL; this is encoded by the coding sequence ATGGCATGGCCTCCACGAAGTTGGAAGTGCTCTCCCCCACTTGCAGTTATCATGCTGCTGATCATTTTGTCCATTTCAGTTCCAGGGAATTCAGCCGCAGTCACTGTCACTTCCGATGAAAAGAACCAACAACAAACAGTGACAGTTTCGTCCACTCAGAAAGAAGAAACCGACACTTCTACTACTACTGGAGAAATCAAGTGTGGAACATGCCCTTGTGTAAACCCTTgtcaacagcagcagcagcagattCCACCACCTCCCCCACCGCCTCCGCCACCAAAGACCACTAGTTGCAGCCCAGTTTTACCTGCAGCCCCAGTATTATTGGCGCCGCCGCCTCCAAGGTTCATTTATGTGACGGGTATTCCAGGTGATTTGTACAAAACAGATACTTATGGATCGTCCTATTCCTATGATTTTTACTCGGCCGCTGCTCCACCGCCATATCCAAATGTGATCATCACGTTGCCACCTGCCTTGCTCCTCGTCTTGCTCATGGCTTTTGGGAGGATGCTACTCTAA